Proteins from a single region of Desulfovibrio sp. X2:
- a CDS encoding SpoIIE family protein phosphatase has protein sequence MRIRTKVLLTLLAISVVPLLLLRLAGQEAMRSLGMDLAFNISSTLLDNAEGDLTRMVEDHARVLHSERQLMEAMLRTRSAEVESLMASPENPMNASLDSEKPAVLPRGLDETYCARDDSGDCISLNPDFDALTLFPSGREAADGKVADIPLQQILPYMRNLSAAMNGAVFWQTIQPNDGPTMVYPAIRSLPRFVRFRSLMPIAPHTCEAGTPVWSEPTPDPVTGTLLMTISRCYNDLRTGKPAGVVSLSLPLHAILRQNKNVRALSGHTVSMIVRAEKGTGRLRIIAREQSASDGDLDLDDLKRLARSARMGDRMDMRPEGSRSLMGGALGRGMGGHRAWHWSSVPKELYVENEDPDGYLSLVMDVEKGRSGVTAMSYEGDESFWAYAPLTPSHGTALLLIVPKGDVTTQADDAKNYVESRVQRQIRLTGLSLSGVLAAVLILAFVLTRSLTRRVQALSEVATRVAAGDFTARAGLDGKDEMADLGRTFDAMIPKLEERLKLKQAVTLAQEIQQHLLPQTPPKLPGLDLAGAALFCDETGGDFYDYVRFAQSLTRIGIVVGDVSGHGVPAALLMASARAAMRSYLFAPGRAAKAVSTVNSLVSGDTQATGQFLTLFYLELDTASCQATWVRAGHDPAMLYDPATGRVEELVGEGTALGLDDEAVYTASERSLAPGQVMLLATDGVWETRSPGGEMYGKERVRELLAQNAGRTAAEIIGAVLTDLGRFRDGLPQEDDVTLVVLKLLDECGD, from the coding sequence ATGCGCATCCGAACCAAGGTTCTTCTGACACTGCTGGCCATCTCGGTGGTGCCGCTGCTCCTCCTGCGCCTCGCGGGCCAGGAGGCCATGCGCTCCCTGGGCATGGACCTCGCGTTCAACATCTCTTCCACCCTCCTGGACAACGCGGAGGGCGACCTGACGCGCATGGTCGAGGACCACGCCCGCGTGCTGCACAGCGAGCGCCAGCTCATGGAGGCCATGCTGCGCACCCGCTCGGCCGAGGTCGAGAGCCTCATGGCCTCGCCGGAGAATCCGATGAACGCGTCGCTCGACTCCGAGAAGCCCGCCGTGCTTCCGCGGGGCCTGGACGAGACCTACTGCGCGCGCGACGACTCCGGCGACTGCATCTCCCTGAACCCGGACTTCGACGCCCTGACCCTGTTCCCGAGCGGCCGCGAGGCCGCAGACGGCAAGGTGGCGGACATCCCGCTGCAGCAGATCCTGCCGTACATGCGCAACCTGAGCGCCGCCATGAACGGGGCCGTCTTCTGGCAGACCATCCAGCCCAACGACGGGCCGACCATGGTCTACCCCGCCATCCGCTCGCTGCCGCGCTTCGTGCGCTTCCGCTCGCTCATGCCCATCGCCCCGCACACCTGCGAGGCGGGCACCCCGGTCTGGTCCGAGCCCACGCCCGACCCGGTCACCGGAACCCTCCTCATGACCATCTCGCGCTGCTACAACGACCTGCGCACCGGCAAGCCCGCGGGCGTGGTCAGCCTGAGCCTCCCCCTGCACGCCATACTGCGCCAGAACAAGAACGTGCGTGCCCTTTCCGGCCACACGGTGTCCATGATCGTGCGCGCGGAAAAGGGCACGGGCCGCCTGCGCATCATCGCCCGGGAGCAGAGCGCGTCCGACGGCGACCTGGACCTGGACGACCTGAAGCGCCTCGCGCGCTCGGCGCGCATGGGCGACCGCATGGACATGCGCCCGGAGGGGAGCAGGAGCCTCATGGGCGGCGCCCTGGGCAGGGGCATGGGGGGCCACCGCGCCTGGCACTGGTCCTCGGTGCCCAAGGAACTCTACGTCGAGAACGAGGACCCGGACGGCTACCTCTCCCTGGTCATGGACGTGGAAAAGGGGCGCTCCGGCGTCACGGCCATGTCCTACGAGGGCGACGAGAGCTTCTGGGCCTACGCGCCGCTCACCCCTTCGCACGGCACGGCGCTTCTGCTCATCGTGCCCAAGGGCGACGTCACCACGCAGGCCGACGACGCCAAGAACTACGTGGAGAGCCGCGTGCAGCGGCAGATCAGACTGACCGGGCTGTCCCTCTCCGGCGTGCTGGCCGCGGTCCTCATCCTGGCCTTCGTCCTGACCCGGTCGCTCACGCGGCGGGTGCAGGCCCTGAGCGAGGTGGCCACGCGCGTGGCCGCGGGCGACTTCACCGCCCGGGCGGGGCTGGACGGCAAGGACGAGATGGCCGACCTCGGCCGGACCTTCGACGCCATGATCCCGAAGCTCGAGGAGCGCCTCAAGCTCAAGCAGGCCGTGACCCTGGCCCAGGAGATCCAGCAGCACCTCCTGCCCCAGACCCCGCCCAAGCTGCCCGGCCTGGACCTGGCCGGAGCGGCGCTCTTCTGCGACGAGACGGGCGGGGACTTCTACGACTACGTGCGCTTCGCCCAGTCGCTCACCCGCATCGGCATCGTGGTGGGCGACGTCTCCGGCCACGGCGTGCCCGCCGCCCTGCTCATGGCCTCGGCCCGCGCGGCGATGCGCTCCTATCTCTTCGCCCCCGGCCGCGCCGCCAAGGCCGTATCCACGGTCAACAGCCTGGTCTCCGGCGATACCCAGGCCACGGGCCAGTTCCTGACCCTCTTCTACCTGGAGCTCGACACCGCGTCGTGCCAGGCGACCTGGGTGCGGGCGGGCCACGACCCGGCCATGCTCTACGATCCGGCCACCGGCCGCGTGGAGGAACTCGTGGGCGAGGGCACGGCGCTCGGGCTCGACGACGAGGCGGTCTACACCGCCTCGGAGCGCTCCCTCGCGCCCGGCCAGGTCATGCTGCTCGCCACGGACGGCGTCTGGGAGACGCGCTCCCCCGGGGGCGAGATGTACGGCAAGGAGCGGGTGCGCGAGCTCCTGGCGCAAAACGCCGGGCGCACGGCGGCCGAGATCATCGGCGCGGTGCTCACGGACCTCGGGCGCTTCCGGGACGGCCTGCCCCAGGAGGACGACGTGACCCTGGTCGTGCTCAAGCTGTTGGACGAATGCGGGGACTAG
- the rdgC gene encoding recombination-associated protein RdgC, with protein MGFLSASLSFTRYLPVGDVPESLWREIPERLRKNAFQDIDHTADERSFGWSCFDDWLDTEWKAAPPEKGNYLVWLLRLETRRVPPAVFKKHVEIAIREYKASIKDDEKRFVSKARKKEIKEQVALRLRARMLPIPAVFDVVWDMQSRTVYLGSTNTKVRQLFEDCFQQSFELQLEPQTPFYLAGRMLGEEAVSRLENLEPSDFAG; from the coding sequence ATGGGCTTTTTGTCCGCAAGCCTCAGCTTTACCCGCTACCTGCCCGTGGGCGACGTGCCCGAGAGCCTTTGGCGCGAGATCCCCGAGCGGTTGCGCAAGAACGCATTCCAGGACATCGACCACACGGCCGACGAACGCTCCTTCGGCTGGTCCTGCTTCGACGACTGGCTGGACACCGAGTGGAAGGCCGCGCCGCCCGAAAAGGGCAACTACCTCGTCTGGCTCCTGCGCCTGGAGACCCGGCGCGTGCCCCCGGCCGTGTTCAAGAAGCACGTGGAGATCGCCATCCGCGAATACAAGGCCTCCATCAAGGACGACGAGAAGCGCTTCGTCTCCAAGGCCCGCAAGAAGGAGATCAAGGAGCAGGTGGCCCTGCGCCTGCGCGCCCGCATGCTGCCCATCCCCGCGGTCTTCGACGTGGTCTGGGACATGCAGAGCCGCACGGTCTACCTGGGCTCCACCAACACCAAGGTGCGCCAGCTCTTCGAGGACTGCTTCCAGCAGAGCTTCGAGCTGCAGCTCGAGCCCCAGACCCCCTTCTACCTGGCCGGCCGCATGCTCGGGGAAGAGGCCGTAAGCCGCCTCGAGAACCTCGAGCCCAGCGACTTCGCGGGCTAG
- a CDS encoding transporter substrate-binding domain-containing protein, whose product MRKAVKVLGLVLICLFVAAQAMAQDINLAKSSRLEKILQRGELRVGFEAGYVPFEMTDKNGNFVGFDIDIAKEMAKAMGVKFVPVNTAWDGIIPALTTDKFDIIMSGMTITQERNLKINFADPYIVVGQTILLSKKLEGKVKSYKDLNDPKYVVTSKLGTTGEQAVKRMIPKATYKSFETETEAFLEVVNGKADAYVYDMPNCAFQYSQQGKGKVVFLDKPFTYEPLAWAINKGDPDFMNWLDNFLRQIKNDGRYDAIYDKWLKNTDWAKEVQ is encoded by the coding sequence ATGCGCAAAGCGGTCAAGGTCCTCGGTCTGGTACTCATCTGCCTCTTCGTCGCGGCCCAGGCCATGGCTCAGGACATCAACCTGGCCAAGAGCTCCAGGCTCGAGAAGATCCTCCAGCGCGGCGAGTTGCGCGTCGGCTTCGAGGCGGGCTACGTGCCCTTCGAGATGACCGACAAGAACGGCAACTTCGTCGGCTTCGACATCGACATCGCCAAGGAAATGGCCAAGGCCATGGGCGTCAAGTTCGTGCCGGTCAACACCGCCTGGGACGGCATCATCCCCGCCCTGACCACGGACAAGTTCGACATCATCATGTCCGGCATGACCATCACCCAGGAACGCAACCTGAAGATCAACTTCGCCGATCCCTACATCGTGGTCGGCCAGACGATCCTCCTCTCCAAGAAGCTCGAGGGCAAGGTCAAGTCCTACAAGGACCTGAACGATCCCAAGTACGTGGTCACCTCCAAGCTCGGCACCACGGGCGAGCAGGCCGTCAAACGCATGATCCCCAAGGCCACCTACAAGTCCTTCGAGACCGAGACCGAGGCCTTCCTCGAGGTCGTGAACGGCAAGGCCGACGCCTACGTCTACGACATGCCCAACTGCGCCTTCCAGTACTCCCAGCAGGGCAAGGGCAAGGTCGTCTTCCTCGACAAGCCCTTCACCTACGAGCCCCTCGCCTGGGCCATCAACAAGGGCGACCCCGACTTCATGAACTGGCTCGACAACTTCCTGCGCCAGATCAAGAACGACGGCCGCTACGACGCCATCTACGACAAGTGGCTCAAGAACACCGATTGGGCCAAGGAAGTGCAGTAG
- a CDS encoding amino acid ABC transporter permease, translating to MSQPSRHSRAYLVFWKTAFVVSLLLVCGALYYSTQKIDYVWRWYRLPQYFIAHQDIDVKTDIQGEVASIISEGAKSVVVVKSDSSNEQEKYTVPTKGLRVSKGDVVFVGDVLSRVQKTVPGIMIMATWMTLYISAISIVIGILLGMFTGLARLSENPFLRWWSITYIELIRGSPLLVQIYIWYFVLGTLINNLLGKAGIPEIPTLWFGIASMAVFSGAYVAEIVRAGIQSIHRGQREAARSLGMNSYQAMRHIILPQAFRRILPPLAGQFISLVKDSSLLGIISIRELTKASREVVTVSLQPFEIFFVCALLYLMLTFGLSLATNYLERKFIQA from the coding sequence ATGAGTCAGCCATCTCGGCACAGCCGCGCCTACCTCGTTTTCTGGAAGACGGCCTTCGTCGTCAGCCTGCTCCTCGTCTGCGGGGCGCTCTACTATTCCACCCAGAAGATCGACTACGTCTGGCGCTGGTACAGGCTTCCCCAGTATTTCATCGCCCACCAGGACATCGACGTCAAGACGGACATCCAGGGCGAGGTCGCGTCCATCATCTCCGAGGGCGCCAAGAGCGTCGTCGTGGTCAAGAGCGACAGCAGCAACGAGCAGGAGAAGTACACCGTCCCGACCAAGGGCCTGCGCGTCTCCAAGGGTGATGTCGTGTTCGTGGGCGACGTGCTCTCGCGCGTGCAGAAGACCGTGCCGGGCATCATGATCATGGCCACGTGGATGACGCTCTACATCAGCGCCATCTCCATCGTCATCGGCATCCTGCTCGGCATGTTCACGGGCCTCGCGCGCCTCTCGGAGAACCCGTTCCTGCGCTGGTGGTCCATCACCTACATCGAGCTCATACGCGGCTCGCCGCTGCTCGTGCAGATCTACATCTGGTATTTCGTGCTCGGTACGCTGATCAACAACCTGCTGGGCAAGGCGGGCATCCCCGAGATCCCCACGCTGTGGTTCGGCATCGCCTCCATGGCCGTGTTCAGCGGCGCCTACGTGGCGGAGATCGTGCGCGCGGGCATCCAGTCCATCCACCGGGGACAGCGCGAGGCCGCGAGAAGCCTCGGCATGAACTCCTACCAGGCCATGCGGCACATCATCCTGCCCCAGGCCTTCAGGCGTATCCTGCCCCCCCTGGCCGGACAGTTCATCAGCCTGGTCAAGGACTCCTCGCTGCTCGGCATCATCTCCATCCGCGAGCTGACCAAGGCCTCGCGCGAGGTCGTCACCGTGAGCCTGCAGCCCTTCGAGATCTTCTTCGTCTGCGCCCTGCTCTACCTCATGCTGACGTTCGGGCTCTCGCTCGCCACCAACTATCTGGAACGGAAGTTCATACAAGCATGA
- a CDS encoding amino acid ABC transporter ATP-binding protein — protein MIKAQNVSKIFYVPQRLVALNNVSAEIARGEVVVIIGPSGSGKSTFLRCLNRLEHADGGHIFVDGVDILDKKTNINKARAEMGMVFQSFNLFPHKTVLENVTIGQTVVRQRNRRQAEEKAMALLTRVGLANKASAYPDNLSGGQQQRVAIARALAMDPKVMLFDEPTSALDPEMVGEVLDVMKSLAREGMTMVVVTHEMGFAREVADRVLFMDQGQILEVGTPEHFFKNPENDRTKLFLSQIL, from the coding sequence ATGATCAAGGCACAAAACGTCAGCAAAATCTTCTACGTGCCCCAGCGCCTGGTGGCGCTGAACAACGTCTCGGCCGAGATCGCCCGCGGCGAGGTGGTGGTCATCATCGGGCCCTCGGGCTCCGGCAAGTCCACCTTCCTGCGCTGCCTGAACCGGCTCGAGCACGCCGACGGCGGCCACATCTTCGTGGACGGCGTGGACATCCTGGACAAGAAGACCAACATCAACAAGGCGCGGGCCGAGATGGGCATGGTCTTCCAGTCCTTCAACCTCTTCCCGCACAAGACCGTGCTCGAGAACGTGACCATCGGCCAGACCGTGGTCCGGCAGCGGAACCGCCGCCAGGCAGAGGAGAAGGCCATGGCGCTCCTCACCCGCGTGGGCCTGGCCAACAAGGCCTCGGCCTACCCCGACAACCTCTCCGGCGGCCAGCAGCAGCGCGTGGCCATCGCCCGCGCCCTGGCCATGGACCCCAAGGTCATGCTCTTCGACGAGCCGACCTCGGCCCTGGACCCGGAGATGGTCGGCGAGGTGCTGGACGTCATGAAGAGCCTCGCGCGCGAGGGCATGACCATGGTCGTGGTCACGCACGAGATGGGCTTCGCCCGCGAGGTGGCGGACAGGGTGCTGTTCATGGACCAGGGGCAGATCCTGGAAGTCGGCACGCCCGAGCACTTCTTCAAGAATCCCGAGAACGACCGCACCAAGCTCTTCCTGAGCCAGATTCTCTAG